A window of the Equus asinus isolate D_3611 breed Donkey chromosome 20, EquAss-T2T_v2, whole genome shotgun sequence genome harbors these coding sequences:
- the LOC106823652 gene encoding olfactory receptor 7G1-like, translated as MGLRNKTDVSEFLLMRLTEDPELKTIFFSLFLSMYLVTVLGNMLIVLAVSSDSHLHTPMYFFLSNLSFTDICLSTTTIPKMLVNIQAQNQSITYAGCISQICFILTFVCWENFLLAVMAYDRYVAICHPLRYTVIMNPRLCGLLILLSMFISIVDALLHSLMALRLSFCTHLEIPLFFCEVVQVIKLACSDTLINNILIYFVASIFAGVPLSGIILSYIQIVSSILRMSSSGRKYKAFSTCGSHLSVVTLFYGTAFGVYISSAVTNSSRKTAVASMMYTVVTSMMNPFIYSLRNRDMKGALRMLIGRLLFLV; from the exons ATGGGACTCAGAAACAAAACAGATGTTTCAGAATTTCTTCTCATGAGACTGACAGAGGATCCAGAACTGAAGACCATCTTTTTCAGCTTGTTCCTGTCCATGTACCTGGTCACCGTCCTGGGAAACATGCTCATTGTCCTGGCTGTCAGCTCTGACTCCCATCTCCATACAcccatgtatttctttctctctaatctGTCCTTTACTGACATCTGTTTAAGCACAACCACAATTCCAAAGATGCTGGTGAACATCCAAGCACAGAATCAGAGCATCACTTATGCAGGCTGCATCAGCCAGATCTGCTTCATCCTGACTTTCGTTTGTTGGGAAAATTTTCTCCTTGCAGTAATGGCctatgatcgctatgtggccatttgCCACCCACTGAGGTACACAGTTATCATGAACCCCCGACTCTGTGGACTGCTGATTCTACTCTCCATGTTCATTAGCATTGTGGATGCCCTGCTCCACAGTCTGATGGCGTTGCGGCTGTCCTTCTGCACACACCTGGAAATCCCCCTCTTTTTCTGTGAAGTTGTTCAGGTCATCAAGCTTGCGTGTTCTGATACTCTCATCAATAACATCCTGATATATTTTGTGGCTAGCATATTTGCTGGTGTTCCCCTTTCTGGAATCATTTTATCTTATATTCAAATTGTTTCCTCTATTTTGAGAATGTCATCATCAGGAAGAAAGTATAAAGCTTTTTCCACTTGTGGGTCTCACCTCTCTGTTGTTACCTTGTTCTATGGGACAGCTTTTGGAGTGTACATTAGTTCTGCAGTGACAAACTCTTCCAGGAAGACTGCAGTGGCTTCAATGATGTACACTGTGGTCACTTCCATGATGAATcccttcatctacagcctgaggaacagggACATGAAGGGAGCCTTGAGGATGCTCATTGGTAGG CTGCTTTTTCTGGTCTga
- the LOC106823675 gene encoding LOW QUALITY PROTEIN: olfactory receptor 7G3-like (The sequence of the model RefSeq protein was modified relative to this genomic sequence to represent the inferred CDS: deleted 1 base in 1 codon; substituted 1 base at 1 genomic stop codon), with protein sequence MKSGNLSETAAFLLLGLSEDSELQPLLFCLFLSIYLVTVLGNLLIILAIISDSHLHTPRYFLSNLSFIDICFTTTAIPKMLVNIQTQGKSISYTACLTQICFFLTFAGLENGILVMMAYDRFVAICHPLRHNVIMNPKLCGLLVLLSFLISVLDALVHTLMALQLSFCIDLNILHFFCELAHVLKLAGSDTLISNILVYLVTSLLGVVPLFGIIFSXTQIVSSVLKIPSAGGKYKAFSICGSHLIVVSLFYGTGFGVYLSSAPTHSSRKSTIVSVMYTVVTPMINPFIYSLRNKDMMGALTKLISRISSFH encoded by the exons ATGAAATCAGGAAATCTCTCTGAGACTGCAGCATTCCTCCTCCTGGGACTGTCAGAGGATTCAGAACTGCAGCCTCTCCTATTCTGCCTGTTCCTGTCCATATACCTGGTCACTGTGCTTGGGAACCTGCTTATCATCTTGGCCATCATCtctgactcccacctccacaccccaaGGTACTTCCTCTCTAATTTGTCTTTCATCGATATCTGTTTCACCACCACCGCAATCCCAAAGATGCTAGTGAACATTCAGACACAG GGAAAATCCATCAGTTACACAGCCTGTCTCACTCAGATCTGCTTTTTCTTAACTTTTGCTGGATTGGAAAATGGAATTCTGGTAATGATGGCTTATGATCGATTTGTGGCCATCTGTCACCCACTGAGGCACAATGTTATCATGAACCCCAAACTCTGCGGGCTTCtagtccttctttccttccttattaGTGTTCTGGATGCCCTGGTGCATACTTTGATGGCACTGCAGCTGTCCTTCTGCATAGACCTGAACATTCTCCACTTTTTCTGTGAACTAGCTCATGTTCTGAAGCTCGCCGGTTCTGATACCCTCATCAGTAACATCCTCGTATATTTAGTGACCAGCCTGTTGGGTGTTGTTCCTCTCTTTGGTATAATCTTCTCCTAGACTCAAATTGTCTCCTCCGTCCTGAAAATCCCATCAGCTGGTGGAAAGTATAAGGCATTTTCCATCTGTGGGTCACACTTAATAGTTGTTTCCTTGTTCTATGGGACAGGTTTTGGGGTATACCTTAGTTCTGCACCTACTCACTCCTCCAGGAAGAGTACAATAGTATCAGTGATGTACACGGTGGTCACCCCTATGATTAACCCCTTTATCTACAGTCTAAGAAACAAAGACATGATGGGGGCTTTGACGAAACTCATCTCTAGAATATCATCTTTCCATTGA
- the LOC106823653 gene encoding olfactory receptor 7G1-like encodes MDPRNETHVSHFLLMEVTEDPKLQSLLSSLFLSMYLVTILGNLLIILAVCSDSHLHTPMYFFVSNLSVNDICLSTTTIPKMLVNIQTQNQSITYTGCLTQICFVLVFASLESCLLAVMAYDRYVAICHPLRYTIIMNSRFCGLLILLPLFIIILDALLHSLMVLQLSFCTDLEIPLFFCEVVQLIKIACSDTLTNNILIYFATSVFGGIPVCGIIFSYTRIVSSVLKMSSAGGKYKAFSTCGSHLSVVSLFYGTGFGVYISSALTNSSRSTAVVSMMYTVVPQMMNPFIYSLRNRDVKGVLRKLINRTPSLQ; translated from the coding sequence ATGGATCCCAGAAATGAAACACATGTTTCACATTTCCTTCTCATGGAAGTGACAGAGGATCCAAAACTGCAGTCCCTCCTTTCCAGCCTGTTCTTGTCCATGTACCTGGTCACTATCTTGGGGAACCTGCTCATCATCCTGGCTGTCTGTTCTGACTCCCATCtgcacactcccatgtacttctttGTCTCCAATCTGTCTGTTAACGACATCTGTTTAAGCACAACCACGATCCCAAAGATGCTGGTGAACATCCAAACACAGAATCAGAGCATCACTTATACAGGCTGCCTTACACAGATCTGCTTTGTCCTGGTGTTTGCCAGTTTGGAAAGTTGTCTTCTTGCCGTAATGGCCTATGACCGTTACGTGGCCATTTGCCACCCCCTGAGGTACACAATCATCATGAACTCTCGCTTCTGTGGCCTGCTGATTCTACTCCCTCTGTTTATTATCATTCTGGATGCCCTGCTCCACAGTCTGATGGTGTTGCAACTGTCCTTCTGCACAGACCTGGAGATTCCCCTCTTCTTCTGTGAAGTTGTTCAGCTCATCAAGATTGCATGTTCTGATACCCTCACCAATAACATCCTGATATATTTTGCAACCAGTGTATTTGGTGGTATTCCTGTGTGTGGAATCATCTTCTCTTATACTCGAATAGTATCCTCTGTTTTGAAAATGTCATCAGCAGGTGGAAAGTATAAAGCTTTCTCTACCTGTGGGTCTCACCTCTCAGTAGTGTCTTTATTCTATGGGACAGGCTTTGGAGTTTACATTAGTTCTGCTCTCACTAACTCTTCTAGAAGCACTGCAGTGGTTTCAATGATGTACACTGTTGTCCCTCAAATGATGAACCCTTTCATCTATAGCCTGAGGAACAGGGACGTGAAGGGAGTCTTGAGAAAACTCATCAATAGGACACCTTCTCTTCAGTGA